The following coding sequences lie in one Fusobacterium russii ATCC 25533 genomic window:
- a CDS encoding IclR family transcriptional regulator, producing the protein MIKSLNKAIEILEILKNNPKGCSLLQIYTTLGIPKTTTYGILKTLAAKMYVLKDKDSLYKLGPALIFLGKAAIAESKVQDIALPVLRELSAQIKVDSFLMIPIGYRGSVLERVDGEQSVRIIEKFGNDFFLHCGAMRKAILANKDEKFINEYILNVIESGKYKLEITTLELRKALKKIQEEGVAVSYGEYAKGTIGVGAPIYDYNKKVIASVGINLLESKELTDEKIEELKKIIRDKGKEISKSMGYKI; encoded by the coding sequence ATGATAAAAAGTTTAAACAAAGCTATTGAAATTTTAGAAATACTTAAAAATAATCCTAAAGGTTGCAGTTTATTACAAATATATACTACATTAGGGATTCCTAAAACTACAACCTATGGAATATTAAAGACTTTAGCAGCTAAAATGTATGTCTTAAAAGATAAAGATTCTCTATATAAATTAGGACCGGCTTTAATATTTTTAGGAAAAGCTGCAATAGCAGAAAGCAAAGTCCAAGATATAGCTCTTCCAGTTTTGAGAGAGCTCTCTGCACAAATAAAAGTGGATTCTTTTTTAATGATTCCAATTGGATATAGAGGAAGTGTTTTGGAAAGGGTAGATGGAGAACAAAGTGTCAGAATAATTGAAAAGTTTGGAAATGACTTTTTTTTACATTGTGGAGCAATGAGAAAAGCAATTTTAGCAAATAAAGATGAAAAATTTATAAATGAATACATTTTAAATGTTATTGAGAGTGGAAAATATAAATTAGAAATAACGACACTTGAATTAAGAAAAGCCTTAAAAAAAATTCAGGAAGAGGGAGTAGCAGTATCTTATGGTGAGTATGCAAAGGGGACTATCGGAGTCGGAGCTCCTATATATGACTATAATAAAAAGGTTATTGCTTCAGTAGGAATTAATTTATTAGAAAGTAAAGAATTGACTGATGAAAAAATAGAAGAGTTGAAAAAAATTATTAGAGATAAAGGAAAAGAAATTTCTAAAAGCATGGGTTATAAAATTTAA
- a CDS encoding NAD(P)-dependent oxidoreductase produces MNYDIIHFEALGEEAIHLKEETIKAIKMGLLPENFTFFITSENLQNFLLKNENFILPKIITTKTHSIIPKDYLLGEKKSIITRSAGYDHFEDLQNIVNLASLREYCAEAVAQTAIKFVYATCGKLNEYTRKTALFERNDISSFIELGKNRIATVFGLGKIGIHIYNLLEANGLTVQAVDLREDKLKNEYGKEINFVSKEKALKNSDIIINIMNLNKFPDSKFYNVGYFSDNEFSIAKKGVVFINMSRGSIAPESILLKYYRKKIISGIGLDVFSNELAFSKFLRKEIDTEDKDLLAAKEIQEKALSLEENFYVQPHQGFNSDLAALSKAKETVKHICNWYKNNKKNFDEQLPYYN; encoded by the coding sequence ATGAATTACGATATAATCCATTTTGAAGCCTTAGGAGAAGAAGCTATCCATTTAAAAGAAGAAACTATAAAAGCTATTAAAATGGGGCTTTTACCTGAAAATTTTACCTTTTTTATCACTTCTGAAAACTTACAAAATTTTTTACTTAAAAATGAAAATTTTATTCTTCCCAAAATTATTACTACTAAAACACATTCAATTATTCCAAAAGATTATTTATTAGGTGAGAAAAAAAGCATTATAACAAGAAGTGCAGGTTATGACCATTTTGAAGACTTACAAAATATTGTTAATTTAGCTTCACTAAGAGAATACTGTGCTGAAGCTGTCGCTCAAACCGCTATAAAATTTGTTTATGCTACCTGTGGCAAATTAAATGAATACACAAGAAAAACGGCATTATTTGAAAGAAATGACATATCTTCCTTTATAGAACTTGGAAAAAATAGAATTGCTACTGTATTTGGTCTAGGAAAAATTGGAATACATATTTATAACTTATTAGAAGCTAATGGACTTACAGTACAAGCTGTTGATTTAAGAGAAGATAAATTAAAAAATGAATACGGCAAGGAAATCAATTTTGTTTCCAAAGAAAAAGCATTAAAAAATAGTGACATTATAATAAATATTATGAATTTAAACAAATTTCCCGATAGTAAATTTTATAATGTAGGTTATTTCTCTGACAATGAATTTTCAATTGCAAAAAAGGGTGTTGTTTTTATCAATATGTCAAGAGGCAGTATTGCACCAGAAAGTATTTTACTTAAATATTATAGAAAAAAAATCATATCTGGAATTGGTTTAGATGTTTTTTCAAATGAACTAGCCTTTTCTAAATTTCTAAGAAAAGAGATAGACACTGAGGATAAAGATTTATTGGCAGCTAAAGAAATTCAAGAAAAAGCTTTAAGTCTTGAAGAAAACTTTTATGTTCAACCACATCAAGGTTTTAATTCAGATTTAGCTGCTTTATCAAAGGCAAAAGAAACAGTAAAACATATTTGTAATTGGTATAAAAATAACAAGAAAAATTTTGATGAACAATTACCATATTATAATTGA
- a CDS encoding sodium/glutamate symporter, with protein sequence MQLTMAKAIWNVFNDICIMAVLLLVGQFLRAKVKIFQKLLIPSALIAGFIALLLGPKGYGILKLSSSFGTYAAVLIIVIFASTPIGDKPSKESTSSSVIGGMFFNITGIAVLQYAVGMFVTIYLLKYFYPNLPDQFGLMMATGFYGGHGTAIAVGNALQNLGVANMVDFGNTCATIGIVGGIILGIIIINWGTRRGYTHYVTDPQDLPPELRTGLIPKENQKLAGKITISSICLDPMSFHIGLVLLAAVSGMLLSNYFKIFTTKLGYGISIPAFCTALLAGFILNSILNKTNAHNYVDRYSINRIQGIATDFLMVSGIGSLNLSVILDYAGPLFIICTIGFLITWLWFIYVGGKSSKEDWFERNMMCWGHATGVVATGVLLQRVVDPDLKSRGIEDSGISDLINRPLIIALQVVPPIVMNLFPKNGSYIVTWSIFAIIFFMWILAFKFKWWIPSQKLRKYR encoded by the coding sequence ATGCAATTAACAATGGCAAAAGCAATATGGAATGTGTTTAATGATATATGTATAATGGCTGTTTTACTTTTGGTTGGACAATTTTTACGTGCAAAAGTGAAAATTTTTCAAAAATTACTTATACCTTCTGCTTTGATAGCAGGCTTCATTGCCTTGCTTCTAGGGCCAAAAGGATATGGTATTTTAAAACTATCTTCTAGTTTCGGTACATATGCTGCTGTATTAATAATTGTTATCTTCGCTTCTACACCTATAGGTGATAAACCTTCTAAAGAATCAACTTCTAGCTCTGTCATAGGAGGTATGTTCTTTAATATAACTGGTATTGCCGTCTTACAATATGCCGTAGGTATGTTTGTCACTATATATCTTTTAAAATATTTTTATCCTAATCTTCCTGACCAATTTGGATTAATGATGGCAACAGGATTTTATGGCGGGCATGGAACAGCTATAGCAGTTGGTAATGCTTTACAAAATTTAGGTGTAGCTAATATGGTGGACTTCGGTAATACATGTGCTACAATTGGAATAGTAGGTGGAATTATTTTAGGAATAATTATAATAAACTGGGGTACTCGTAGAGGTTACACACATTATGTTACAGACCCCCAAGACTTACCACCTGAATTAAGAACAGGTTTAATTCCTAAAGAAAATCAAAAATTAGCTGGGAAAATAACAATTTCTTCTATATGCCTAGACCCTATGTCTTTTCATATAGGATTAGTTCTCCTAGCAGCTGTTTCTGGAATGTTATTATCAAATTATTTTAAAATTTTTACCACTAAATTAGGTTATGGAATTTCAATCCCTGCATTTTGTACTGCTCTTTTAGCAGGTTTTATTTTAAATAGTATCCTAAATAAAACGAATGCACATAACTATGTTGATAGATATTCTATAAACAGAATACAAGGTATTGCAACCGATTTTCTTATGGTTTCTGGAATTGGTTCACTTAATCTATCAGTTATATTAGACTATGCCGGTCCTCTTTTTATAATTTGTACTATTGGTTTTTTAATTACATGGTTATGGTTTATTTATGTTGGTGGAAAATCTTCCAAAGAAGATTGGTTTGAACGTAATATGATGTGTTGGGGACATGCCACTGGTGTTGTTGCCACTGGTGTTTTATTACAAAGAGTTGTAGATCCTGATTTAAAATCAAGAGGAATAGAAGATTCTGGTATTTCAGATTTAATTAATAGACCTTTAATTATAGCTTTACAGGTTGTTCCACCTATTGTTATGAATCTTTTTCCTAAAAATGGCTCTTATATAGTTACATGGTCTATATTTGCTATCATTTTCTTTATGTGGATCTTGGCTTTTAAATTTAAATGGTGGATTCCATCTCAAAAACTAAGAAAATATCGTTAA
- a CDS encoding autotransporter outer membrane beta-barrel domain-containing protein, with amino-acid sequence YGLALKNELSKTFRLSEDFSLRGYGSIKVEYGRFQKIKEKSGEMKLEVKANDYISLRPEIGAELIYKTPLLGRNFFNAKLGVKYENELGRVGNAKNKARVAHTNADWFNIRGEKEDRRGSVGADLSLGLDNERYGITANIGYDTKGKNKRAGLGLRVIF; translated from the coding sequence ATACGGATTGGCGCTAAAGAATGAATTAAGTAAAACATTTAGATTAAGTGAAGACTTTAGCCTAAGAGGATATGGAAGTATCAAAGTAGAATATGGAAGATTCCAAAAGATAAAAGAAAAATCAGGGGAAATGAAATTAGAAGTAAAAGCTAATGACTATATTTCACTAAGACCTGAAATAGGAGCGGAATTAATTTACAAGACTCCACTATTAGGAAGAAACTTCTTTAATGCAAAACTAGGTGTTAAATATGAAAACGAACTAGGAAGAGTGGGCAATGCTAAAAATAAAGCAAGGGTAGCACATACAAATGCAGACTGGTTCAACATAAGAGGCGAAAAGGAAGATAGAAGAGGAAGTGTCGGAGCAGATTTAAGTTTAGGCTTAGATAATGAAAGATACGGAATCACAGCAAACATAGGTTATGATACAAAAGGAAAGAACAAGAGAGCCGGACTTGGCTTAAGAGTAATTTTCTAA